The segment ACAGCGCTACTCCCCACTCTTGCTCCAACCAGGTTGTAGCGGGGAAACAAGGGAAGGacagcaaaaaaaaaaaaaaaaacacaacaGAACCGACGACCTCGACATCGGTTTCGGTCTGCGCCTGTTGCCGTCTCGTCCTCGAGGCCATCGACGTCTTCATTGCCTCAGTCAACGGCCTGCCCTTGCGCCTCTCGGCCCTGGCTCAATTCGTCCTggtttttctctctttcccTTCTAATTGGTCGTTGACGCCTCTCCCCGCCAGTTTCGAACTATACGGCCATGGTCCGCAACATCGTTTTGCTCGGCGGCAACTCGCATCCCCGTCTGACGGAGAATGTCTCCAACATGCTCGGCATTCCTTCATGCGATCGTATCCTGAGCAAATTTTCTGGTGGTGAAAGCCGTTGCGAAATCAAGGACTCCGTCCGTGGCAAGGATGTCTACATCATTCAGTCCGGCTCCGGCCACGTCAACGACAACCTCATCGACCTCTGCATCATGATATCCGCGTGCAAGACCGGATCTGCAAAACGCGTCACCGCAGTCGTCCCTCTCTTTCCCTACTCGAGACAGCCGGATTGGCCCTACAACAAAGCTGGCGCGCCACTGTCCAAGTCCACCGAGACATCCAAAAAAGACTACACTTTTGAGAGTGTGCCGGCCACACCTCGCCCTGGCGGCCCTCGTAGCCATGGCCTGAACGGTGCCTTCAGCCTATCCGAAAAACTTCAAAAGACGACTATTGCAGAGACCGACGATACAGATTACTTGCCTAAGAGGTCAGATACGTTGTCCAGTATTGGCTCCAATGGTCGCGGACATACAGCCGAGAATTCCACCTCATCCCAGCGAAGCTTCACCACCCATGATTATGAGAATCCCAACAGTGTTGCTGCCACCTTCCAGGCTAAGCCCGGCTATAAGCAGTGGGTGGCCCAGGCCGGTACTCTAGTTGCCGACCTCCTTACTTGCGCCGGTGCTGACCATATCATCACCATGGATCTGCACGACCCCCAATACCAGGGCTTTTTCGACATTCCTGTGGACAACCTCTACGGCAAACCACTCATTCAGAATTACATCCAGAAGCACATTCCCGGCTATAGGGAAGCCGTCATCGTGTCTCCGGATGCTGGTGGGGCGAAGCGAGCTACCGCGATCGCTGACAGTCTCAAGATGGACTTTGCCCTCATTCACAAGGTAATATAAATTTCTCAACTGCCTCTTCTTCGTTCACTACTCATCCCACTTTCAGGAACGCCGCCCCATTAAGTTTACTGAACAGCGAAACGCTAGCATGATGCTCGTTGGCGATATTGCCAATCGCGTTTGCATCTTGGTTGACGACCTGGGAGACActgccaacaccatcacACGAGCTGCGAAGCTCCTGAAGAAGGAGGGAGCAACCAAAGTCTATGCTTTGCTCACCCACGGTGTCTTCAGTGGTGACGCAATCCCCCGTCTTAATGCATCTgccattgacaagatcaTTGTGACCAATTCGGTTCCCCAGGACGAGCATCGTCGTCTGTGCCCCAAGCTGGAGGTACTGGACGTTTCTCCCATCTTTGCTGAAGCTATTCGCCGAGTTCACCACGGTGAATCCATCAGCAGGCTTTTCCAGTACGACTAATTCTTGTTTGGGAAATTTGCATTGCTGTCGATACTATGACGTTTCTCTCGCCCTTGAGAACAACGTTCCTTAATGACAGGCGCACACAACAATTTAGatttctttgcttttttttcgctGTCCTTGCTACAGTTCTGCGGAATCTGGGTAGAGTTGTGCGCAGTACCTTTTTGATTGCGCTTCTACACGAGCCCATATTGAAAACGAAAAATCGTTGGAACCCTGGAGTTTTACGGTGGTTTATATTCATATTTTGGTGCCTTTCCCTTTATTTTTCGTTCATTCTGGGCACACATTTGGCGCTCCTATTGGCGTCCCCGCAGCCCCGCACAAAGAGAGCAGTTTGGGCTCGCGGTAGAAAACTATATCATGAGTCGAGTTGAGTTGAGTCGAGTAGGATGAGGCGGCAGGCTTATTTTAACCAGAAAAAACAAGCTAGCAGCTTAAATCTGTGTTGCTCGTGTTTTGCTCCATCTCATTTGTTGCAATAGCTGCAGTCCTATCAACCCCGAGAACCGGCACAGAAGCAGCTATGCCTTGTACTGTTTTCTGTGAGCTCCAGAAACAAGACTATTATTCCTTCTTCGGGAACTCGTCTTTGTCTCTTTCTCTTTGTCTGTTTTCCCTTCTTTACCATCAGACTATATAGAAGTGAATGGATTGATAAACCGTAGATCTAGGGTACTTTGGATGAGCCCTCACGCCGGCTGTTTGTGTTTTACAATCAAAAAGCAAATGGGCGTATTAGATCCGGTCGCGTGGTATGCGAGTGCTGTGCGGCCGTTAATGATGACGAAAAACAGACTCTCACGATGTAAGTTTTTAATAGATATATAATGCATGTGTaaatatatatgtatatgtgGAGCATTGATTTGACGCATACACAAggattatttttttttcgttcTATCCGAATCAGATCTCGTGTTTGTACACGCGAGTGTGGAAGACATCCTGGAAAACAACACACTTTTCCGGTACATGGCATCTTCCCCGTGAGCTTTGTTCATTTAGTCTTGTATGTTGTATCATGCTATTCTGTCTATATCTGGAATGCATGTGTGTACGCTGTGTATTACTCCTTCTTGCACATGCTAACATACAAGATAGCGGCCACCTTACTTTATCCTACCACAATACTCTTCCCCTTTTGTCATGAATGCTTCAGCCCTGTTTCAGAACAAAATTTTCGCTAGTTACCTGACACTCTGTAGTGTAATCCAACGTCAGACTCGGTGACTCCCTTCCCAAAACTGGTCAGGTTGATTGTGCGCGTCGTGCTTCATCTTATCTCTTGTGTAttgccaacatcatcaactaGCCGGAGGCATCCACCACCCGGCATGAATATTTTCTAGATCCTCGGGTACATCCCATCCGTGGTTTACAGCTGCTCGTATATAGGCTGCTACGGCCTCTGCAATACCATAGTCGGCGTTCCTTTGCCTTGTGTCCAGCCTTGCTGGACGCTCTGTATCGCAAAGGCCCAGGCGGATTTGTAGAaacaccatctccatgcTCATGGCCGGAGACCAGCCTGAGTTGGTCAACATCTCAGAGCAAATCGCTCCTCCCGCTGTGACATGACCTCCGCCCCCTTCTAGGAACGGCAGGAAGCGAGGTCGAATAATTCTCACGAACGGTGGGCTCATAGGAAAGTTGCTACCGAAGCGGACCTCTAGGACAATACTTCTTAGTCCCCTCGATTTCATGTCCATGGCAAGAGGAAGCCCCGAATCGAAAGAGTGAAACTGGACGATCCACTGGAAGAGATTGTCAATGGCTAACGCGTCGACAGACCAGCCTAGTGATGCGGCATGATTTTGTGATTGAATAGTATGAATATGTTTCAACTCTCTGGTCAGGGTTTGGAGGGCCATCGGCGATGATGTTGCCCAGCTAGGAGGTGGAAGTTGAGGGATGGTCTTATAGTCTAATGAACCCAAGGACACAGTCATGTTCTGGGTAGAACGGGTGTTTTTTTTGCCGATTTCGCTCCATTTTGTACTCTTCCaaggtgatggtgatgaagccAGGCCGCAGGAACTCGGTTCAGGCGATGTACTGCGTTGACGTTTCCGACTCTCATGTGCTCTGTACAGCTTCAAGATATCATCGACCAAAATTTCCGGATGATCTCCGCTCTCACTGTCACATGATTCATCATCGATCTTATTTGTGACAGCCGTGATGGAATCCAATGCCGTGTTGCCCAACGTCAGACCCAGAGCCTCTTGTTGTCTGGCAACGGAAAGAGCACTCAGTGGAATTTGCAAGGGATCCATACTATATTCATTCATAATGCAGTGTTCCGGGTCTTGTTGAATATACCCAGTGCATTCTGGGCCAGATGGGGCAAAAAGGGGATTTTTGAGCGCATTCTCGGTGGGATCAATCTGTATCAAAAGATACCGGCATTGTATCCATTCTTCCTTGTCAACAACGAAGTGAGGATGAGAGGCAACAAATTCTTCAGGCTTGTTGACAATCTCGCATATACTTAAAGCCAGCGAGATCCTAAGTTCTGAACCCATCCAGCAGTGACGAAAAGGCTAGCAGCAGGTTCATGAATCGTTAGCTGTGTTGCAGTTGAAAGGAGGGGACAAACAGCTAAAATTTGAAAGCCTTTTGAGGGTTTTAAACGTACGGCTTTGGCACAAAAATCTAATCTTGTCGAATATGTCTTGCTCACCTCCATATGTTTGCTGAAATAAACCCCATTGCCATAGGACCTCCCATGTCGGGTTTGCTGGAAATCCAGCCCTGCGCGAATTATGCTATGCCAATTGGAAATCGGGCTGCCATGCCAGACGAAGAGGCTTGGTGGCTTGACTGTTGACTGATTTTTACTCTTCATCTCCTGTAGAGTTTTCAGAAACGCAAACTCTTTTTCTGGAGATCCTTGCGCAAAACGAAACTGCATCCAGCCATTCTCTAAGGGACGAATTAGATTTGAAGTTGCCTTCCTCATAGCCGCCGACGGCGGATTTTGATTACTAGAGTGAGCTGCAAGGTCTTTGGACGGTACAGGGCCGTCTTGGACGATGTAAGAAGTGTTTGAAGCGACAATCCAACGCATAAGAGACAGTGCAGAGGTGTTTATTCGTTTCCACGAGGATAGCATTCGGCCAGGTTCATCCAATAAGTAGCTTCTCATTTCCAACACGGAGGGGAGGTTATCAAGCAACTCCGTTAATGCAATAGCGCGCTGGTCAGCATCGAGATTGTCAACGTCGTGCTCGTACAGAAATATAAACCCCGACTGCCAGAAATCTTTTTTGGAGGGGACGGCAGTGCTAAAGATCAATTCTGAGATCGAGATCTCAGCCCGGTTCTTCGGCCAAATGATGGAGTTGGTTGTTTCGTACTTATAAAGGCCATCGTCAAGAGTCTCTGACACATAACATGTGTGTTTTTCAATGGCTATGTACTTATCAGCACAAATAACATAGGTACTGCTTATACCGAGGACATTACACCTGAAGCTAAGGATGATGATAGTGGTTCATAGCTCCGAGTGTCATTGAACTTACATCCCGCCTTATTGGTAAGCATTGCAAACCAATCTCCGTTACGCATTCTTTTTCGAATATTGGTACCCATTGGTTCATTCTTGGCTCGTAGGATTCGAAATTGTTGAGACTGAATACATGTCTCTATCTCAAGGTGTGGCGCCGATTGCTGGATAACGGGCGCCCTCAAGGCCAACCCACACGGAAATTCTCGAATACTTCTTTGAGTCTCCCCGGAATAGAAGAAGCTGATCAGAAGGTCAACTACATAGGGGCTACTTATGACCTCGTGTTCAATATTTGGTCCTAGACCCAAAGCCAGGTACTGATACAGGCATAGGTCCTTTGTACAGACATAAGGTTTGAGTGGTACAAAGTCTGTCTGAAGTTTCAGATGGCATACGATGCAATATTCGGTGCACTTGCAGAACCGACGAAGAGCAAATTGCATTGCAACGAGAGGGAAGCTGATGCTGGCTTCGTCATCTAAAGCAAAGTCGTGTTGCAGACTTGAAGGAGCATGTGTTGAGATTGGAATCTCGTGGCCCGCACCCGTTAAGCCCATATTGTTCTCTGTCGCAATCTTAGACTGGATGCGTCCGATATATTCGTGCATGGTGGCCTGCGCTTCATCCCAAGTATGTCCGTACGCTCTTCGAAATCTTAACAAACTAACAAATGACTTATTGAAAAGCATATCGATTGAATTAGACATACAAACAGAGGAGAACGCTGGAAGTGTGCTATCCGGGTCGTCGGAATTCTTAGTTGCAGTCGGGCTATATTGAAAGGCCAATCTCACTGACTCAATAGATGGCTTGGCCGATGAGCATCTTCCGAATCTGAATTGAACGACGGGATGTGTCCGAGATGAATGAAGCAGTGTTGCTATACTCGGATAGCCATTTGGAAGTCGCATAAGTAATACGATGTAATCAGTCACTTTGATGTCCCAAGCATGCATCGTTTCCGACGTAATACCTAGTTTGGAAATCCTGATAGACAATGATATTACCTCCAGTGGGCGATCGGCAGTATTTGGGAAAATTCCAACCGTTACCCCAGCTTCCTTAGCCGTTTTCAAGTCTTTGCAGAGTCTCTGCAGTTCCTCTTTCTCAAGAAGCCGACCGCATACATCTTGGCACTTACCATCGGCTCGGCTTTTCTCAAGTTGCGGAAAAGCCTCGTCATCACTAATCTCGAAAGAGTCGTAAAATTCATAATCAGGCGTATCCTGGTCTGGAGAGGCGCTGCTTCCAAAGCCGGACTCGAGGGTGTCATCAAAGCTTGCTGTGAGCTGGTCTGACACAGTCTGAATGACTTCATGCAACGTTGATCCTCTCGTCGAGGATGAGATGAGTTCGAGAAGGGAGAGAACTTTGGTGTCGCAAGTTTCTGACGAGGTAAATACCATGAAGCACGAATCATCTGGATAAGACGTCACATCTATAAGCCATTAGCGTTGAGAAAATAATGATCCCGTCTCTCGGTCTAATATTGGCAAGAGGTGTCGGAGACGCACCCATTGAAAGTATCTTTATCTCCAAGGGCTCTTCCAAGGAGTCATTGGAATACAACAATGATACTTCGCCATCGGAGTCGCCTCGTCGAATTCCCGAAATGCTATCATATTGTGTTTCTCTCGCTTTAGCCAAATCTGCCAGGAAGGCTCTTGCGCTAGAACTCATCTTCGCCTCCAAAAAAAGCAAGCTGGAAACTGGACGTGGGAGCTGTGGTGGAAAATATGAGAGGGGAGCAGAGAGAACGTTGGATATTAATTAGTAAAATGCCTGGTGGATAGGATGATCTCGTCCTGTGACAGGGACACCCATCGATAGGCAGTTTGCAACTACGAGTTTGGCAAAACCGCAAACAGGGTCAGCCAACGGTCTGGTTGGATTGGCAAGCAAATGGCGGTGCGTCAAGGGAAGCCGCAAGACTATCCTGCCTTCAACATGACAACGGCGTGATAACGAAGGCGTGGGTCGCTCTAGTTGCGCTGGCCAGCTGTGAAGAATATAGATTCCGAAGGCTGTAGAGTCTAATGACGGAGATGGGAAAATGCGGCGATAGCCAAATCAAGATCAGTGACAGTTGAAGTTGGGAAAGCAGCCTCGAGGTTCGTCGACGAAATTAGACTGTTAGGCAACCATGCTTGTGCTTATACTTAAGCACCGACTCTGGTACCTACCGAAGCACCCGGCTTGAGTGCCAAGATCAGGTATTGGGTACCCGAAGGCAGCAAACGACGTCTCTGGGCAGCTTGGGAGAGAGGAGCGCGGAGGCATGTTTGGCGGTCGCCTTGGCCTAAGTACTTCCCTACCTTAAGTTTAAGTACTTCAATACTAAGTATTTAAGTAAGTGCTTAagtaagtaggtacttaacTTAGGGAACCTActttacttacttaagtactacTTAGAAGTAGTAATTTACCTAGAATTATACCACAGTGCATTCTTGCATCTCTTACGGTCGCAAGGCGTTGCGCCCAAGTGGTTTAACAAACTGCCCTTTGCCCTCTTCTCTGCCACTCTGTGGCTGTCCGTAGATATTATTTTTGGGCAATTGGCGCAGGCCGTCGTGGCGGCCCAGGCCCCGGAGCCTCAACCGGAACATGAACTTCAAGCCTCCCGCCTCCCCCACCAGCCCACCTGACATTTTCgctagtagtagtatgtcAAATGGCTCGTGGGGCCTCCTCTGATACAATTTTCTTAGGTAAGCAACGCCCCACGAGGCATTTGACAGCTAAAGAGATGGGGTCGGTCTGGTATTACTGTGGGCTGCGGGCCTCAGCTGCGCCGCCGGTCAGCCACCGAGAGTTGACAAACCGGAGTCACTGGCGCTAGACCAGACTGACACCTGGCGCATCTGGACTCAGCTTAAGGCATCGCGCACCTCGCATCATCAGCTATACGCGCCGTCACGCTTGGCTGGTGCTTTCGCCTCCAATCCGACACTACCACAGTCCATGACCAACTAGGGCGGCTTTTGCGGAAGCTCCAAACCCCCTTTTGGCTTTCGCTTAagccgttcaatgttcaaggCGACACGTCAATAACACATCTCTACCGGCCGTCTTTGCCTCTACCGACTGTCCTTCCGAACTACGTAGTCCGTGATCTGTGATCCGACTGCAACTCTCTCTCCGAAAATcattcctcatcatcctttCTTGCTACAATGCCCAGACAATACATCTTATTTGGGCGGCCGGTGCCGCCATTCACGGCTCGGCGTCTGACCTTCTTGTTACTCGGTCTCTCTATATTTGCCATTGCCCTAATATCGACTCTGACATCCGGCGTACCAGCCTCACCGAGTCTCTCAGCCTATGACACCAAGCTGTCCGTCCCCCATGTGCCAAACATGCCGCATATCGGTGACTCGCTTTCCAAGAGCTTCCTCAACCCGTTCCGACAAAAGTCACATCCTCCCCCGCATAACGATAAAGACGAATATGCAGGATCGTCCTGGTTATCTGATTGGAAGTGGCTTAAAGTTCCGTTTTCTAGCATCATAACTGTGGATGAAGACAGGGCGTTGCTTCCTCCGTTAAAACCCCGCCAACCAGTGTATTGTTACTACGACGCAACAGCTAAGAAGACGACGGAAGAAAAGGACGCCGAAAGCGAGTTGCTCCTTACTTGGAGGAGAGCCTGGTGGGCGCAAGGTTTCCGGCCCGTAATTCTCAGCGCTTCCGAAGCCATGAATAACCCCTCGTATGATCTCATTCAGAGACTCAACGTTGACCCTGATCTCATGGCAGACCTGATGCGTTGGCTGGCCTGGGACACCATGGATGGAGGCATATTGACCCACTACACGTTGCTGCCCGCGGTTGCGAAGGAGGATTCACTACTCGCGTTTCTTCGTCGTGGCGAGTATCCCCATTTGACCCGGTGGAAGGATCTGGAAGATGCGCTCTTTGTCGGCCACAAGGACCAAATCAAATCGGCCATACAGGCGGTTACGAACATCGACCCAAAAAAGCTAGCAAGTGTCAAATCCCTCATCTCGGGAGTGCCTGACGAAGTTATTAAGGTCGAGAAGGCCACCATGCCACTTGCCGCGTATACTCCTGTCATCATTGCCAAAAAGTACGCTAAAGTTGCGGACGAGATCAAGAGGCATCGTGCCAGCGGGCTTGTCAGCCTCAACAAATTAATAACTACTCATTTGCATGTTGCGTGGCAGAACCGATTTTCCGATGGTATTGAAGTCATTAAACCTTTTCCGGACCACATGAGCACCTTGGTCAGCAATGCTTTGCAGCTAGCCAGAGATCTGGCCTCGTGTTCGGATAGTCCCATGCCAGCAACTTGTCCACCGAACCTGCCAAGATGTACCCCGTGTGTTGCCATGTCGCCTATGCCAGTCACAACACCTACTCGATTTCACAACACGAGCAAGGTATTCAGCATTGGCACTGTCCCTCATCCTTGGACGTTGACCCTGGTCAAGGAGATGCGAGAATCGTTCAACGTCTCCTGGATCCGCCAAGAATCTCCACGAGACTCGTGGATTAGAACGGTCACCGAAGCCCTTCTTGGACCTGGCGTCACTACTACCCTGCGTCTAGTTCGCCTGAAAGAAGCAGTTGCCGGCGACTATGCCACTTCTCGTTCTCTGTGGGTTGCAGCTGAAAAGGATATGCCTTCCGACATGAGCTGGTATTTTGGCTTCGCCATCCCCAAGAAAGTGCTGGATTTGGGCCAAGCCCAGCCTCCTGTCCCCGCGGACCGTTTGCCAGGAAAGGAAAACAAGCAGCCTCACAAAAACAACGGCCCAGTAGTCACGCCAGAAGAGAGAGCCTCGGAGCAGCCACTCATCGATCAGGCAAAGAAGGTTATCGGCTTGACCAAGTCCACTGACGAAACAAGGCTGCGTGCATCCTTAGAAGCCTGGAATATGGCCGATATGGAGATCTGGAAATTTGTTCGGGCTTTTCAATCACGCCGACACCAAGAGCGTGAGGAGTGGGAGAAGCTAGAAGCCAAATACAGCGGTGGCTCCGGGACTGAGAAGGGCCGCAGTGCTTGGTTTCGCTGGCAGGATCGTAAGCAAGACGACGGGCGACCCGAAGAGCAGGAGGATGCAACTCCCAAGGCCAAATAAGAAACCAAAAGCATTGCATGGCATGTACGATTCGGCGTTTCGGAATATTGGATCATGATTTATATACATTTCTCCAGGTAGGAGTGGACCTTCTACTGTGTAACACGCAGGACTATGGGATCATATAATCAAGGCAAATAGTAAAGATACGATCAAAGGAAAGCAAACAAATATGAACTTTTGAAGATATCGATGGCATATGTGATCAGGTTGAACTGTCACTACCAAGAAGTGAACCCCCCTCTCTATCCAGCGACAAACGTTGAGTCGCCGCAGAACAGAACAAACATGCGTCCGTCCACTCCCCAATCCCTTTACACACGGACAGTATCACCACCCATCTCGCCACTCAACTCCCTTGATGTCGGACCGCGTCTACTCAAGCCCTCTGCTACATCAATATCCTCTCGGGCTGCGAACCCATTATTCTTGGCGCTATTTATAGCGGCCACGCCGCTCTTCTGCGAAACACCCGCGTACGTACGCATCGCAAGACGGGCTGCTTCGACGACCTTTTCAGCCTGCAGGACAGCTTCCTTCAACGCCCGCGCCGTGGCATCCGACTCGTGGCCGCAGTTGGTGGAGCAGTTCCTATCGTCGAGCAGATCACGGATATGGCCGCTGAGCCACACGCCATGGAGCTGTTGCGGCGTCATGTCCTTTGCGCCGGAGATGGTGCCGCGGCAGGTGGGATGGCCGCAGAGGCAGGTGAATGGCTGGTTCATGTGCCATTCCGTGGAGGGGTAGAAGAACTATTAGAGTTTCAGTCCGTCACGTAGCTACAGGGtgttgctgccatggcttggTGGAGGGAACAGGGGGATTTGCGAGGCTTTGGGAAGGGGGGGGACTAACAGTGAGTTCGTCGCCGGGCTTGAGGCCCTTTGGTCCGACGAGGACGTTCATGTTCCCAGTGTCAAATATCTATTCCAGTCAACGTCTTTACTACGTTATTTGACGTCATTCACCTCAATCTCTACCCCTGACTTTCGACGCGTCACACCTCTTCTTGCAACCCCCCGCGTGGACAGGGTCGAATGCCCATCATCCATGGCCATCGAATACAACTCCAGAACGGGGACGACTAACAAGGGACGGTTCACAAGAGTGATTGATATACAGCAAATCGCTATTCAGATTAAAATGGCTATGCCGGCCCATCTGCACGGTGGCGTACGTCGGCTCGTCGGCAACAGTGCAAGGCGGGAAGGAGAGCTTCGCAAAGACAGCAAACGGCGGCAGTGTCACCTTGGAGTAGCTCTTGGTGGTGA is part of the Metarhizium brunneum chromosome 4, complete sequence genome and harbors:
- the KPR5 gene encoding Ribose-phosphate pyrophosphokinase 5 yields the protein MVRNIVLLGGNSHPRLTENVSNMLGIPSCDRILSKFSGGESRCEIKDSVRGKDVYIIQSGSGHVNDNLIDLCIMISACKTGSAKRVTAVVPLFPYSRQPDWPYNKAGAPLSKSTETSKKDYTFESVPATPRPGGPRSHGLNGAFSLSEKLQKTTIAETDDTDYLPKRSDTLSSIGSNGRGHTAENSTSSQRSFTTHDYENPNSVAATFQAKPGYKQWVAQAGTLVADLLTCAGADHIITMDLHDPQYQGFFDIPVDNLYGKPLIQNYIQKHIPGYREAVIVSPDAGGAKRATAIADSLKMDFALIHKERRPIKFTEQRNASMMLVGDIANRVCILVDDLGDTANTITRAAKLLKKEGATKVYALLTHGVFSGDAIPRLNASAIDKIIVTNSVPQDEHRRLCPKLEVLDVSPIFAEAIRRVHHGESISRLFQYD